GTCATTGACCTCGGCCCCAGCGGGATTGCGATAGACGTAGATCGTCCTGTCGGCGGGGATGTTGTCGTCGGGCAGCCCGTTGTAGTCCCGGATGTATCGGGCCAGCCGCTGCACGCGCGCCGGCGTCGCATGCTGTCCCAGCCGCAGAGTCGCCACCGCTTCAGTCGTCGTCTCCGACTCGGAGATGTACGGGGAATATCCGTATGACGTCCACGCACCACGCGCAAAGCGGTATGAGCCGAGGTTCGATCCGACCCACAGCCGACCGTACGTGTCGACCGTCATGGCGGTAATCTCGCCGCGCACGCCGGCGGAGTACGGCACCAAAACCGTATCTCCCGGCTCCAGACCCGCATCGCCGTCGAGATTGTTGATGCGCACGACTTCGTCGCGGACGGCGGCAATGCGGACGGCATCTTCGGAATCGAGATAGCGCGACAACAGCGATTCGAGATCATCGCCGACGTTTAACACCTGCTGATCGTCCGTGCCGAAGCGATTACCATCGTAGCGTGCCAGTCCGAATGAGCCGTAGACCCATCCGGTGCTGGCGCCGTGCAGGGCCAGGATGTCGACGCGTCCGGACGGTAGTCCCATTTCGGGGCCCAAGCGCGCCCATTGTCCGGAGTGGCGGACCAGAATCCCGTTGTCGGTGCCGACCCAAAGACGGCCGCCGGCGGCGATATCCAACGCGTGCACCGACATTTCCGACCAATCTTCCGCCTGATCGGGGGCGGGTACCATGCTCCATCGGTCACCATTGAATTCCAGCAAGCCGTTGCCGGCGGCTACGTACAAGACCGACCCATCGCCGGTGATGGCCGTGACCGGGGGCCGGATGATGTCCGACAGGGACAGCGTCGTATTCGAAGGCAGGATGCGCCCGGTGGCATGCTCCATGGCAAAACGCACGCGATCCAATTGCGTGGCATCGGCGGGCCCGTCGCGGAGCGCTGTGATGGCCGTGCGCAGCTCCGGGATGCGGTCGTTGACGAGCCGTCCCTCGCGGTGGGCGATGCCCAGTTCACGGATGACATTCTCCATGACCGTGCGGTCACGGTAATCCTCCGGGATCGCCGCGTGGACCTTGTCCATCATGGCGGCAAATTCTTCGGCGGGAATGCCGACCGTGCGCGCCGCCGAACCCCGTGCGATGTCGTCCGCTTCACCTTCGGATAAGAACGGGGCATAGCGGCGAATCGCGGACGTGATCGAACGCATGCCGCCGGTCGACAGTTCGACGGCATTCGCCGGAATGCCGCTCTGCCCGGAACGGAAAACGGCCAGGCCATCGTCGGTCAACAGCCACAGATCGTGGGCATCGACATGTTCGCCCGGCAGGCCGTTGCGAAGCGGAACCGCATCACGCACCCGGCCGGCACTTTTGTGTTCGTACTCATCCCATTCGCTGTTGAGCGGATAGATCCCCAGACCGGCCGGGTTGTAGTGGGTCGCGGTCGCGTCATCGGCGAGTGCGACAAACGCCTCGCCCATGCCGGCCGCGCGCGCGCCTGGCGCGATGCGCAGGAAAAGAACACCCGCGTTGACCTGCGCCTGCGCCATCCGGGGGCACGCGAGGAATATCAGCGCGATTAAAACGGCGCGGACGGCGAGAATCGCTGCGTGTCGCAGAGACAACACGCGGTTCGGTCGCATCGGAGATTGGTCCATCGAATGTGGCCTGGTGAAATGCATGTGGTGTGTGCCCCTGTTATCGTTAAGTGCCGCGTGGTCCCACCGATTCCGTACGTCGCCGGTCATCATCGCGAGACCACCAGTTTGGTTTCCTTGTATGTAGTTTTATCGACCGAACCGCCGTCGCTGACGACTGCGCCCCGGGCTTCGATCTGCGCCAAATACACGCCGTTGCCCACTGCATTCCCCTGCTGATCGGTGCCGCGCCAGACAGCCTCGCCGTCGCGGGCATCGCGCAGCTCCCAGATTTTGCGCCCCGCCAGGGTGAAGACGCGAATCGTCGCGCGGGTCACGGCACGGGTGGCGCGAAAGTAGAAGGTCGTTTCATCCTCGAACGGATTCGGGTAGCTCATGAACTCGGTGATGGAGAATTCCAGGGCAGCAGTCACGGACGTGATGTCGACCTGCGCGGTCCAGATCGTGGAATTGTTGGCGTTGTCCCACGCTTTGACGACGAAGCCGGCGGGCCCCTCGGAGACATCCTCGAGGCGGTGGACGACGCGACCGGTGACGCGCGAGCCGGGATCATACGCGAACGCCTCAGTCAGATCAATCGGCGTATTGGCGCCCTCAGTGAAACCGAATTCAATGCGGTGTCCCGGCGAGCCGGTGAGATTGATTCCCGAGGAGTCGGCGATGACGATGGTGAGACCGGTACCGACGGGCAGACGAAAGCCGTCGGCGATGGGCTCCCCACCATCGTTGAAGACCATGATGGTGGGCCCGGCCGTATCGGTTACCGGCTGCGCCGTTGCGGCCACCGTCAGTTCCCGCGATGCGCCGTTGGCCATGCGCGGAGCCGACACGGCATGTCCGAGAATCCGCGCGCCGGTCTGCCCGTAGGCAACATCCTTGGGAAGAATGAAGGAGAAGTCGAACTGCCCATCGGTGACCGGAATCGTCCCGCGGTAGAGAGTCCCTCCGGCCAGATCATAGTTTGCGGTGAGGGCGCCGCTGGCGATCGCATAGGTGCGTTGCCGTGGAACATCGCGGACCGTGACGAACAGTTCGCCATCGAAATCGGTCAACAGGACGCTGTCGGGATCGGTTATGATCCCCGCGACCGTGGCCAGCGTGAGCGCGGTGAGTGAATCGGGTTCGATGCGCGTGAAGACGACGCGGTTGTCCGGTGCGCCGATTTGCATCGCCGGATCGCCGAAGAGGATGTAGCCGCGGTCGATGTCGCATGCGCGTGGCGGCGCCGTCGAGCAACGCGCGGCCGAACAGTTGGATGTCGAGTATTGCCGTTTCAGCTTGGCGGTCAGCAGGGCGGCGGCGATGCCGGTCAGCCGCTGATTGAACAACAGGTCGAAGACTTCTTCGTTCAGTTCGGTGTTCTGGGCCAGAAACGAGCTGCGGGTCGCCGAAACGACCGCGACGGCTCCGCCGCCGGACATGCGCAGCCACTCTTCGGACATGCCCTCCTCGGCCGGATCGTCGAAATACCCGATGTCGCAGGAGAATGTCAGCACCGCGGTCGGGGTGTCGCGATTGGTCAGGCGGGGCAGGTCCTCGGCGCGGCGGAAAACGCCTTCGTGCGCAAGGATATTGCGGTTCCCGTGCCCGACATAGTTGAAGAGGAGCGCCCCGGCATTGAGTGAGGCGACCGCGGCCTCTCTGGCCGAGGGCTTGGTGCAGCCCTGCGCCCCCGGATCAAAGCAATCGGGGTTGTTGAACGGAAACTCGACCATGTAAATCTTGTTGATATCCAGCCGCGGCGGGATGCTGTTGTCGGCCACGCGCTCGGCGGCAATCGTCAATTCCAGATCGATGACGTCTTGCGGCCGTTCGCTGTATTCATCGTCGGCCAGAACCACCACGCGCGATCTCCATGGCCCGAGGTTTTCGGAGGATTCGTAGCGCCTGACTTTGTCGGTGATGACGGCGACTTCCTGGGCATTGCGAACCGGCCAGCGGCCGATCAGCATGTCGGGCATGATCGGATCGGCGCCGTCACCGTCGGAATCGAGGATCGGATCATCGGAAAAGTAGACATAGCGGTCGTCGGAGATGGCGCTCCCCTCGGCGGTGATATAGGGCGGGACGTAGTTGATCCCTCCCAGGCCGGTGCGATTCAGGAAGTCGTAAGTGCCGTCGCCGACCAGCAGCGCGTATGCCGGTACCGGCTGCGGCCAATGGACATACGTGTGTCGCAGGAAGCGGCGAACCGCGACCGGATCGATCAACCCCAGTGCAAAGCTGTTGTAGACATCTTCGATGGCAACATAGCGGACCGACAGACCATCGCGCATCACGCGATAGGACACAAAGTCGTTCATCGACGTCTGGAGCGACTGCGGACCGATGATGACATAATCGACGGCAGTGCCCGGGTTGTGCAAATCGGGGGGCTCGACCATTGTCAGGGCGACCGGGCGGCCGCGAAGAGCCGATTCGGTCGCATACAAAAGTCGCCGCTGCGGAGACGTCAAATCGAGCGTGAACAACGCCAGTGTACCGTTGATCAGGGGCTGCTCGATAGTGATCGGCGTTGCCGGATCGGTAATGTCCCAGAGTTCCGGTGCAACGGCATTGGCCAAAACGATCCGCGTCAGTTGCGATCCGGGGGGCGGCGCACAGCGAAAGGGGCCATCGGCCAGATCGAGCCGTCGCTCAAACGTGATGCTGTAGTGATCCAGCAGAAAGTCCGGCGTTCCCGGGAGTGTGTCGGGAGCAAAGTCGAGGATGTGCTCGGCCCCAGGGTCGAAGGACGGCACGTCGATGACAGATACGTGGCAACCCTCCTCGGTCGGATCGGTGCCGGTCAACGCCGGCGGCATGTAAATGTTGTCGACGAGGAGACGCGCGGGATCAAGGCCCTCTCGCCCGGCCCAGCTACGGATTTCAAACCGTGCCGGCTGATTCGGCTCGGCATATGCCGCACGCCCAACCAGC
This Candidatus Zixiibacteriota bacterium DNA region includes the following protein-coding sequences:
- a CDS encoding PorV/PorQ family protein: MRPNRVLSLRHAAILAVRAVLIALIFLACPRMAQAQVNAGVLFLRIAPGARAAGMGEAFVALADDATATHYNPAGLGIYPLNSEWDEYEHKSAGRVRDAVPLRNGLPGEHVDAHDLWLLTDDGLAVFRSGQSGIPANAVELSTGGMRSITSAIRRYAPFLSEGEADDIARGSAARTVGIPAEEFAAMMDKVHAAIPEDYRDRTVMENVIRELGIAHREGRLVNDRIPELRTAITALRDGPADATQLDRVRFAMEHATGRILPSNTTLSLSDIIRPPVTAITGDGSVLYVAAGNGLLEFNGDRWSMVPAPDQAEDWSEMSVHALDIAAGGRLWVGTDNGILVRHSGQWARLGPEMGLPSGRVDILALHGASTGWVYGSFGLARYDGNRFGTDDQQVLNVGDDLESLLSRYLDSEDAVRIAAVRDEVVRINNLDGDAGLEPGDTVLVPYSAGVRGEITAMTVDTYGRLWVGSNLGSYRFARGAWTSYGYSPYISESETTTEAVATLRLGQHATPARVQRLARYIRDYNGLPDDNIPADRTIYVYRNPAGAEVNDLLAEGNDLLIATSVGQLAYESGKWDRYFHADLDHDAVRAIARTGDDLWFVTDERVVVFRKSHKEVSLMHAPWLPEFNLDLYFEYLTFVTNKKGYGTFGAAITFLTYGEIPRTDEFGNVVDLFHSFDLSTSISYGTRLSHNLAAGLTAKIIYSRLADQGAGTEIGSGSAVAFALDAGFLYNTPWKRLTLGGAVTNLGPDISYIDAQQSDPLPRNLGVGFAYKLWDSPYNRLTLVTDFNKELVDLGDGASDEFKQIIYNVGAEYWYSSTIALRGGYIHDEDGQIKTMTVGVGLALENMHLDIGYIPSQDNLPLANTVRYSFTGRF
- the porU gene encoding type IX secretion system sortase PorU, with protein sequence MGGVYPSDRLVVDGLFWIRHQHVARLFLHPVLITSADGEVSHVASMTVNVTFDRPGSVGPIAMVPNHSGPFDAILDRLVINPEQARRWRSADNVPLRKAAVAPNPFAGANRWVAIRTRTDGPVVVTAADLSSAGVDRGTVDPRAFRLFAGPGRQVSTTMADPEPPLREVGISISGADDGRFDLGDELVFWSEGLNRWELDEAGNPTDIVNRYTRDNVYWLAFDGDFEGQPRRIERRPSQNSAPNPVELFSATARVRYEEDRIFRNTSFGTVASYYSLYWRNQRSAELLVGRAAYAEPNQPARFEIRSWAGREGLDPARLLVDNIYMPPALTGTDPTEEGCHVSVIDVPSFDPGAEHILDFAPDTLPGTPDFLLDHYSITFERRLDLADGPFRCAPPPGSQLTRIVLANAVAPELWDITDPATPITIEQPLINGTLALFTLDLTSPQRRLLYATESALRGRPVALTMVEPPDLHNPGTAVDYVIIGPQSLQTSMNDFVSYRVMRDGLSVRYVAIEDVYNSFALGLIDPVAVRRFLRHTYVHWPQPVPAYALLVGDGTYDFLNRTGLGGINYVPPYITAEGSAISDDRYVYFSDDPILDSDGDGADPIMPDMLIGRWPVRNAQEVAVITDKVRRYESSENLGPWRSRVVVLADDEYSERPQDVIDLELTIAAERVADNSIPPRLDINKIYMVEFPFNNPDCFDPGAQGCTKPSAREAAVASLNAGALLFNYVGHGNRNILAHEGVFRRAEDLPRLTNRDTPTAVLTFSCDIGYFDDPAEEGMSEEWLRMSGGGAVAVVSATRSSFLAQNTELNEEVFDLLFNQRLTGIAAALLTAKLKRQYSTSNCSAARCSTAPPRACDIDRGYILFGDPAMQIGAPDNRVVFTRIEPDSLTALTLATVAGIITDPDSVLLTDFDGELFVTVRDVPRQRTYAIASGALTANYDLAGGTLYRGTIPVTDGQFDFSFILPKDVAYGQTGARILGHAVSAPRMANGASRELTVAATAQPVTDTAGPTIMVFNDGGEPIADGFRLPVGTGLTIVIADSSGINLTGSPGHRIEFGFTEGANTPIDLTEAFAYDPGSRVTGRVVHRLEDVSEGPAGFVVKAWDNANNSTIWTAQVDITSVTAALEFSITEFMSYPNPFEDETTFYFRATRAVTRATIRVFTLAGRKIWELRDARDGEAVWRGTDQQGNAVGNGVYLAQIEARGAVVSDGGSVDKTTYKETKLVVSR